One Microplitis demolitor isolate Queensland-Clemson2020A chromosome 2, iyMicDemo2.1a, whole genome shotgun sequence DNA segment encodes these proteins:
- the LOC128669021 gene encoding uncharacterized protein LOC128669021, giving the protein MELCPEDMDLNVILDNYIRRDQEKSIVKDKLSAMKLKISNVLPACYRRPLGEKRYFLPIEKPNLREYPKLKNDKGEFILNLILTPLPLNVTQAEIEYLLRNTRVSYESVRVIKRHKRAMAFVKVKNLRASLRFQLNGRECVYILRNSFIARVIPAHIQTESSTLTPVIGRLNDEDKFSTIPEPAFSKIVNYLEFKDQVSLMLTSKFLTDKIWKVKKNLEVIANNHKNTQCIPFYVLQYYLSPFNAGLMYYFEKILLSDPIQCQQLNMDLSPLIIPKYKNCSTLTELDLSAVKISSMAIEDLKNFSNLTSLKIGATTGSCDYQIKSLFKYTSTKNTLITFGVYNNIYFCGSSLASSTALNIKNLFLVYCLKLHLREIQKFITSCKTLDVLRIERCSHVDNTHCFSQLFQNLENSELKRIELINSSTHVHHYFGFQFPYWENPAINLKHLSITGFDRIDPGVIDVIIKNCPILEELNIIDFDLQKYSIEFSLANNLKSISLVNVININKDFWKTKMPAVELACFRLKHISCNDISLFIKENADSLVEINVLENSLYNLAMLSDMEAQENLYTWKNPVKVIVANKFIYKLQKSRSYLYKNIFPVNPLVKFVNKSSLYQELKLSPKTLIEYKRFYP; this is encoded by the exons atggAACTCTGTCCAGAAGATATGGACTTAAACGTCATATTAGACAATTATATTCGTCGTGATCAGGAAAAATCAATTGTCAAGGATAAGTTATCtgcaatgaaattaaaaatatcaaatgtttTACCTGCTTGTTACCGAAGACCACTTGGTGAAAAACGGTATTTCCTACCGATTGAAAAACCAAATCTTCGAGAGTATCCGAAACTCAAAAATGATAAAGgcgagtttattttaaatttaattttgactccTTTACCGCTGAATGTGACTCAAGCGGAGATTGAGTACTTACTCCGTAATACTAGAGTATCTTATGAATCAGTGAGAGTTATTAAACGTCATAAAAGAGCTATGGCGtttgtaaaagtaaaaaatttacgtgcTTCTCTTCGATTTCAACTTAACGGAAGAGAATGTGTATACATATTAAGAAATTCGTTTATTGCCCGAGTTATACCAGCGCATATACAAACAGAGTCTTCAACTTTGACTCCAGTCATCGGTCGACTAAATGATGAAGATAAGTTCAGCACGATACCTGAACCAGCCTTTAGTAAAATTGTAAACTATCTGGAATTTAAAGATCAAGTATCTCTTATGCtaacctcaaaatttttgaccgataaaatttggaaagtcaaaaaaaatttagaagttatCGCTAACAATCATAAAAATACGCAATGTATTCCATTTTATGTATTGCAGTACTATTTATCCCCGTTCAACGCAGgtttaatgtattattttgagaaaatattattgtctgATCCAATCCAGTGTCAACAATTGAACATGGATTTGTCGCCATTGATAAttccaaaatataaaaattgtagcACGTTAACAGAACTTGATTTATCAGCGGTTAAAATCTCATCAATGGCAAtcgaagatttaaaaaatttctctaattTAACTTCACTGAAAATTGGAGCTACTACTGGGTCTTGcgattatcaaataaaaagcttatttaaatatacgtCAACGAAAAATACACTTATCACATTTGGTgtttataacaatatatatttttgtggaTCATCACTTGCAAGCAGTACAgcattgaatataaaaaatttattcttggTTTATTGCCTGAAACTTCATCTCAGAGAAATACAGAag TTTATCACCAGTTGTAAAACATTAGATGTCCTACGCATTGAGAGATGCTCACATGTCGATAACACCCATTGTTTTTCTCagttgtttcaaaatttggaaaattccgaattaaaaagaattgaaCTAATAAATAGCTCAACTCATGTTCACCACTATTTTGGTTTTCAATTCCCATATTGGGAAAATCctgctataaatttaaaacatttatctaTCACCGGTTTTGACAGGATCGATCCAGGTGTTATtgatgtaataataaaaaactgtcCTATTCTAGAGGAATTGAATATAATTG ATttcgatttacaaaaatattctatCGAATTTTCATTAGCGAATAACTTGAAAAGCATAAGCTTGGTAAATGTAATTAACATCAATAAAGACTTTTGGAAAACCAAAATGCCAGCTGTGGAATTAGCTTGCTTCAGATTAAAACACATATCATGCAATGACAtatcgttatttattaaagaaaatgcAGATAGTCTGGTTGAGATCAATGTGCTTGAAAACTCTCTATATAATCTTGCAATGTTAAGTGACATGGAagcacaagaaaatttatatacatggaAAAATCCAGTAAAAGTAATTGtagctaataaatttatatataaattgcaaaaatcAAGGTCatacttatataaaaatattttccctGTGAACCCGTTGGTAAAATTCGTAAATAAATCGTCATTATATcag gaattGAAATTATCACCAAAAACACTCATCGAGTATAAGCGATTTTATCCTTAG